A single Lactuca sativa cultivar Salinas chromosome 8, Lsat_Salinas_v11, whole genome shotgun sequence DNA region contains:
- the LOC111914248 gene encoding uncharacterized protein LOC111914248 — MGIKVDIPEFDGRLNPDDFIDWLSTVERVFDLKDIPDNFKKRIQEGRSKVETWAKMKKLLLDKFLPTTHRHESFLEYHNLHQQNSIVEDFIAEFERLHMRYGAEEQEEQIIARFLGSLRSEIADVVQLQPYWSFTDVCTLALKVERQNRNKNKINPTKLGATKPDLFRTSSSKPSNNVTKTSPFKIEISKLNRCFKCQGIGHFARDRPNQQLVTLIEDSQPLYDIEPLYDTEQEEKEEAVDEIIYPDKGEALVVQRALSATPTSTSGNILWLRNNIFRTKCTTKGKVCTLIIDGGSCENMVATSMVEKLASDVQPHPEPYQLTWLRKGNVVKVSQRCLVKFSIGNRYSDEVWCEVIPMDACHVLLGRPWQYDRHTKHDGFKNTYSFRKDGVSITLAPLETRETGTEALILTKSAFLDFNRHMTPPFIYALVIAEQNKPRATTPIVVQAHLDEFQDVFPDEIPTGLPLMREIQHYIDFIHGATIPNKPAYRMNPKELGNRMDESKVEAITTWPTPSSVHEVRSFHGLASFYRRFIRNFSSIVAPITDCIKGSQFKWTLAANSAFEELKKRVSRAPVLALPNFNLAFQVECDTSGVGIGGVLSQADRPIAFFSEKLNETRLKYSTYDKEFYVIIRSLEYWRHYLLPSEFVL, encoded by the exons ATGGGAATCAAGGTGGATATTCCAGAATTCGATGGAAGGCTGAACCCTGACGACTTCATTGATTGGCTGAGCACTGTTGAACGTGTTTTCGACTTGAAGGACATACCTGACAACTTTAAG aaacgAATCCAAGAGGGGAGGTCCAAAGTCGAGACGTGGGCCAAGATGAAGAAGCTACTACTTGACAAATTTTTACCAACAACTCACCGCCATGAATCATTTTTGGAGTACCACAACTTGCATCAACAAAATTCTATAGTGGAAGACTTTATTGCTGAGTTTGAACGATTACATATGCGCTATGGGGCCGAAGAACAGGAAGAACAAATTATTGCCCGGTTTTTAGGATCATTACGATCCGAGATCGCTGATGTGGTTCAACTCCAACCCTATTGGTCCTTCACAGACGTGTGCACTTTGGCACTGAAGGTAGAAAgacaaaatagaaacaaaaacaaaatcaacCCAACCAAGCTTGGTGCCACCAAACCTGACTTGTTCCGAACCTCGTCAAGCAAACCATCCAATAACGTTACTAAGACCAGCCCATTCAAAATTGAAATATCTAAGTTAAACCGGTGTTTCAAATGCCAAGGCATAGGCCACTTCGCAAGGGATCGTCCCAATCAACAGCTTGTTACCCTCATAGAAGATTCTCAACCTCTCTATGACATCGAACCTCTCTATGACACCGaacaagaagaaaaagaggaagcGGTGGACGAAATTATTTATCCAGACAAGGGTGAAGCATTGGTGGTACAACGAGCCCTCAGCGCCACACCGACATCAACAAGTGGCAACATTTTATGGTTGCGAAACAACATCTTTCGCACTAAATGCACAACCAAGGGTAAGGTGTGCACCCTGATCATCGACGGAGGGAGTTGCGAGAATATGGTGGCTACTAGCATGGTAGAAAAGTTGGCATCAGATGTTCAACCCCACCCGGAGCCGTATCAATTAACATGGCTAAGAAAAGGAAACGTGGTCAAGGTTAGTCAACGATGCTTGGTAAAATTCTCAATTGGTAATCGATACTCCGACGAAGTGTGGTGCGAAGTCATTCCTATGGATGCTTGTCATGTACTCTTAGGGCGACCTTGGCAATACGACAGGCACACCAAACACGACGGGTTCAAAAATACATACTCATTTCGAAAAGACGGAGTCAGCATCACCTTGGCACCCCTTGAAACTCGTGAAACAGGGACTGAAGCATTAATTTTAACAAAATCCGCTTTTCTTGATTTCAACCGTCACATGACACCACCGTTTATCTATGCCCTTGTGATAGCAGAACAAAACAAGCCACGGGCGACAACACCAATAGTTGTTCAGGCTCATCTTGATGAATTCCAAGATGTGTTTCCCGATGAGATCCCAACGGGTTTACCTCTCATGAGGGAAATCCAACACTATATTGATTTTATTCATGGGGCGACAATACCAAACAAACCTGCGTATAGAATGAATCCTAAGGAGTTAGGCAA TCGTATGGACGAATCTAAGGTGGAAGCCATCACGACATGGCCTACACCATCATCAGTTCACGAGGTTAGAAGCTTCCACGGGTTAGCTTCATTTTACAGACGTTTTATTAGAAATTTTAGCTCTATAGTAGCTCCCATCACTGATTGCATCAAAGGAAGCCAATTTAAATGGACATTGGCAGCTAATAGCGCTTTTGAGGAGTTGAAGAAAAGAGTGTCTCGAGCACCAGTACTAGCACTACCGAATTTCAATCTTGCCTTTCAAGTTGAGTGTGACACTTCTGGTGTTGGGATTGGTGGTGTCCTCAGCCAAGCTGATCGCCCCATTGCCTTCTTTAGTGAGAAACTCAATGAAACCAGGCTCAAGTATAGCACTTATGACAAGGAGTTTTATGTCATCATTAGGAGCTTGGAGTATTGGCGTCACTATCTTTTACCTAGTGAGTTTGTGTTATAG